A DNA window from Xyrauchen texanus isolate HMW12.3.18 chromosome 6, RBS_HiC_50CHRs, whole genome shotgun sequence contains the following coding sequences:
- the LOC127644972 gene encoding piggyBac transposable element-derived protein 4-like isoform X2, protein MAFIGLTLLAGGNKSWMWPCGSCFWIHCKIQCTKQPWGSGDMRISAGSYDLMTRGPGHYDWKQITWRHSDGMVYTGRQPGEEVQQNLGENIVQQLCSRIRQTGRNITMDNFFTSVPLAEKLLEKNLTIVGTLRQNKQDIPPVMKPSKLREKYSSEFGFNGNMTMVSYVPKKGKAVVLLSTMHDDKAVDDNSVSFKKKPEMIKYYNKTKGGVDTMDQMVRTYSCKQMPTPSSLHITLITWVV, encoded by the exons ATGGCCTTTATTGGTTTGACCCTCCTTGCAGGGGGAAATAAGAGCTGGATGTGGCCTTGCGGGAGCTGTTTCTGGATCCACTGCAAAATCCAATGTACAAAGCAACCATGGGGCTCAGGAGATATGAGGATATCCGCAGGTTCATACGATTTGATGACAAGAGGACCAGGGCATTACGACTGGAAACAGATCACATGGCGGCATTCAG ATGGAATGGTCTACACAGGGAGACAGCCAGGAGAGGAGGTTCAGCAGAACCTTGGAGAGAATATCGTCCAACAGTTGTGTAGCAGAATCAGACAGACAG gtCGCAACATCACAATGGACAACTTCTTTACCAGTGTCCCTTTGGCTGAGAAGCTTCTTGAGAAGAACCTGACCATTGTGGGAACTCTTCGCCAGAACAAGCAGGACATACCGCCTGTCATGAAGCCATCCAAATTGAGGGAGAAGTATAGCTCAGAATTTGGATTCAATGGCAACATGACCATGGTAAGCTATGTACCAAAGAAGGGAAAGGCTGTTGTCCTCCTGAGCACCATGCATGATGACAAAGCAGTGGATGACAACAGTGTTTCTTTCAAGAAGAAACCAGAAATGATCAAGTACTATAACAAAACCAAAGGAGGAGTGGACACAATGGATCAGATGGTTCGCACCTACTCATGTAAGCAGATGCCTACACCATCTTCACTGCACATCACCCTGATTACATGGGTGGTGTGA
- the LOC127644972 gene encoding piggyBac transposable element-derived protein 4-like isoform X3, with translation MWPCGSCFWIHCKIQCTKQPWGSGDMRISAGSYDLMTRGPGHYDWKQITWRHSDGMVYTGRQPGEEVQQNLGENIVQQLCSRIRQTGRNITMDNFFTSVPLAEKLLEKNLTIVGTLRQNKQDIPPVMKPSKLREKYSSEFGFNGNMTMVSYVPKKGKAVVLLSTMHDDKAVDDNSVSFKKKPEMIKYYNKTKGGVDTMDQMVRTYSCKQMPTPSSLHITLITWVV, from the exons ATGTGGCCTTGCGGGAGCTGTTTCTGGATCCACTGCAAAATCCAATGTACAAAGCAACCATGGGGCTCAGGAGATATGAGGATATCCGCAGGTTCATACGATTTGATGACAAGAGGACCAGGGCATTACGACTGGAAACAGATCACATGGCGGCATTCAG ATGGAATGGTCTACACAGGGAGACAGCCAGGAGAGGAGGTTCAGCAGAACCTTGGAGAGAATATCGTCCAACAGTTGTGTAGCAGAATCAGACAGACAG gtCGCAACATCACAATGGACAACTTCTTTACCAGTGTCCCTTTGGCTGAGAAGCTTCTTGAGAAGAACCTGACCATTGTGGGAACTCTTCGCCAGAACAAGCAGGACATACCGCCTGTCATGAAGCCATCCAAATTGAGGGAGAAGTATAGCTCAGAATTTGGATTCAATGGCAACATGACCATGGTAAGCTATGTACCAAAGAAGGGAAAGGCTGTTGTCCTCCTGAGCACCATGCATGATGACAAAGCAGTGGATGACAACAGTGTTTCTTTCAAGAAGAAACCAGAAATGATCAAGTACTATAACAAAACCAAAGGAGGAGTGGACACAATGGATCAGATGGTTCGCACCTACTCATGTAAGCAGATGCCTACACCATCTTCACTGCACATCACCCTGATTACATGGGTGGTGTGA
- the LOC127644972 gene encoding piggyBac transposable element-derived protein 4-like isoform X1, whose amino-acid sequence MYKATMGLRRYEDIRRFIRFDDKRTRALRLETDHMAAFRYVWDCFLASCRRRFIPSDCVTIDEQLVPFRGRCKFLQYMPSKPAKYGLKIFWMCDARVPYAIDGMVYTGRQPGEEVQQNLGENIVQQLCSRIRQTGRNITMDNFFTSVPLAEKLLEKNLTIVGTLRQNKQDIPPVMKPSKLREKYSSEFGFNGNMTMVSYVPKKGKAVVLLSTMHDDKAVDDNSVSFKKKPEMIKYYNKTKGGVDTMDQMVRTYSCKQMPTPSSLHITLITWVV is encoded by the exons ATGTACAAAGCAACCATGGGGCTCAGGAGATATGAGGATATCCGCAGGTTCATACGATTTGATGACAAGAGGACCAGGGCATTACGACTGGAAACAGATCACATGGCGGCATTCAGGTATGTCTGGGACTGTTTCCTGGCTAGTTGCAGAAGACGGTTCATCCCCAGTGACTGTGTCACCATAGATGAGCAGCTTGTGCCATTCCGGGGCAGGTGCAAGTTCTTGCAATACATGCCCAGTAAGCCTGCAAAGTATGGATTAAAAATATTCTGGATGTGTGATGCAAGGGTGCCTTATGCGATAGATGGAATGGTCTACACAGGGAGACAGCCAGGAGAGGAGGTTCAGCAGAACCTTGGAGAGAATATCGTCCAACAGTTGTGTAGCAGAATCAGACAGACAG gtCGCAACATCACAATGGACAACTTCTTTACCAGTGTCCCTTTGGCTGAGAAGCTTCTTGAGAAGAACCTGACCATTGTGGGAACTCTTCGCCAGAACAAGCAGGACATACCGCCTGTCATGAAGCCATCCAAATTGAGGGAGAAGTATAGCTCAGAATTTGGATTCAATGGCAACATGACCATGGTAAGCTATGTACCAAAGAAGGGAAAGGCTGTTGTCCTCCTGAGCACCATGCATGATGACAAAGCAGTGGATGACAACAGTGTTTCTTTCAAGAAGAAACCAGAAATGATCAAGTACTATAACAAAACCAAAGGAGGAGTGGACACAATGGATCAGATGGTTCGCACCTACTCATGTAAGCAGATGCCTACACCATCTTCACTGCACATCACCCTGATTACATGGGTGGTGTGA